The following coding sequences lie in one Rutidosis leptorrhynchoides isolate AG116_Rl617_1_P2 chromosome 4, CSIRO_AGI_Rlap_v1, whole genome shotgun sequence genomic window:
- the LOC139841572 gene encoding uncharacterized protein, translating to MGERKFHKRKFIKASASKGKETGPKCKFYKKHGHIHRECPKFREWLDNKGIPFKKQLQKGERIIKVGNGDELHVEAIGTLLLVLEGGFNLYLNNTLYVPLMTQNLISVSKLDRFGYDFKFGHNCLEVYFDSHVVGTGSLENDLYKLHLENNMRNPY from the exons ATGGGAGAAAGGAAGTTCCACAAAAGAAAGTTCATAAAGGCAAGTGCAAGTAAGGGCAAGGAAACTGGTCCAAAATGTAAGTTTTATAAGAAACATGGACACATTCATAGAGAATGCCCAAAGTTTCGAGAATGGTTAGACAACAAAG GGATTCCTTTCAAGAAGCAGCTACAAAAGGGGGAAAGAATCATTAAGGTTGGTAACGGAGATGAGTTACATGTTGAAGCTATTGGGACTCTCTTATTAGTTTTAGAGGGCGGTTTTAATTTGTACTTAAATAATACACTATATGTTCCATTAATGACTCAGAACCTTATTTCTGTTTCTAAACTTGACCGTTTTGGTTATGATTTTAAGTTTGGGCATAATTGTTTGGAAGTGTATTTTGATTCTCATGTTGTCGGTACTGGTTCATTAGAAAATGACCTCTATAAGCTTCATTTAGAAAACAACATGCGGAATCCCTATTGA